In the Sediminibacter sp. Hel_I_10 genome, one interval contains:
- the ruvC gene encoding crossover junction endodeoxyribonuclease RuvC, which translates to MAQEKIILGIDPGTTIMGFGLIKVVGKKMEFLQLNELDLKKYSDHYLKLKLIFERTIELIDTHHPDEIAIEAPFFGKNVQSMLKLGRAQGVAMAAGLSREVPITEYSPKKIKMAITGNGNASKEQVAKMLQSLLGLKTLPKNLDATDGLAAAVCHFYNEGRVEIGKSYSGWGAFVKQNEDRVKK; encoded by the coding sequence ATGGCACAAGAAAAAATCATATTGGGTATTGATCCAGGAACTACGATCATGGGCTTTGGCCTTATTAAGGTGGTAGGCAAAAAAATGGAATTTCTCCAATTGAATGAGTTGGACCTTAAAAAATATTCGGATCATTACCTTAAGCTCAAACTTATTTTTGAGCGCACTATAGAACTTATTGATACCCATCACCCAGATGAAATTGCGATTGAAGCGCCTTTCTTCGGAAAAAATGTACAAAGCATGCTCAAATTAGGTCGTGCCCAAGGGGTGGCTATGGCAGCAGGCTTATCTCGTGAAGTTCCCATAACGGAATATTCTCCCAAAAAAATCAAGATGGCCATTACAGGTAATGGAAACGCCAGTAAAGAGCAAGTTGCCAAAATGCTACAGAGTTTGTTGGGCTTAAAGACCTTGCCAAAAAATTTGGATGCGACTGATGGTCTTGCTGCTGCAGTGTGTCATTTCTATAATGAAGGCCGTGTTGAGATAGGTAAAAGTTACTCGGGTTGGGGAGCTTTTGTGAAGCAGAATGAAGATAGAGTAAAAAAATGA
- a CDS encoding MmcQ/YjbR family DNA-binding protein: MHIDQLRDYCLRKNGVTETFPFNADTLVFKVVGKMFALFPLDKWEAGEGSVNLKCDPAYAQELRDAYESITAGWHMSKTHWNTLYLFKNELSAKLTLELIDHSYDLVVAGLPKKLKKNLED, translated from the coding sequence ATGCATATCGATCAGTTAAGAGACTATTGTCTTCGTAAAAACGGGGTTACTGAAACCTTTCCGTTTAACGCCGATACGCTTGTTTTTAAGGTTGTGGGTAAGATGTTCGCGCTATTTCCTTTAGATAAATGGGAAGCAGGTGAAGGCAGCGTCAATTTAAAATGTGATCCTGCTTATGCTCAAGAGCTACGCGACGCGTATGAAAGTATTACGGCGGGTTGGCACATGAGTAAGACCCATTGGAACACGTTGTACCTCTTTAAAAATGAGCTTTCGGCAAAGCTAACGTTGGAGTTGATTGATCACTCCTACGACTTGGTGGTAGCGGGATTGCCTAAGAAGCTTAAAAAGAACCTAGAGGATTAA
- a CDS encoding response regulator: protein MTKALKILLIEDDMIEVMKLNRVVSSLEIKHQTIEVNNGEEALKHLEQKDNLPDIILLDLNMPKINGIEFLSILKKDELLRYIPTIILTTSNNQKDLEECYKIGVAGYVLKPLKYEDYVSKIEKLLAYWSINELKKI from the coding sequence ATGACTAAAGCATTAAAGATCCTTTTAATCGAAGATGACATGATAGAAGTGATGAAACTAAATCGAGTTGTTTCCTCCCTTGAAATCAAACATCAAACCATTGAAGTAAATAATGGAGAAGAAGCCTTAAAGCACCTAGAGCAAAAGGACAATCTTCCAGATATTATTCTGTTGGATTTGAACATGCCTAAGATCAATGGCATTGAATTTTTATCGATTCTTAAAAAGGATGAGCTTTTAAGATATATCCCCACCATCATCTTAACGACCTCCAATAATCAGAAGGATTTAGAGGAATGTTATAAAATTGGCGTTGCGGGTTACGTGTTAAAACCGTTAAAATACGAAGATTATGTATCTAAAATTGAAAAATTATTAGCATATTGGAGTATTAATGAATTAAAGAAAATTTAA
- a CDS encoding outer membrane beta-barrel protein, giving the protein MTSNQRFQKWVLVVLICLCSEFGFAQRIANQWKAQVALGVNSPSQSGFVEGFEAKSVNFPTVNLGIQYMFKRQLGGKLDFGFNRFSSTDNSVEFKTNYSRINAQLVYDPTTSLSFLPVRLGVVAHAGPGYSIIKPLGEFRDNNLSFLNVMGGAEFHYGLSERASIYTDVSYIMGFAKDFDPEIEGFGAFNGNLLTITFGITFSLTGCEYCN; this is encoded by the coding sequence ATGACCTCTAATCAACGATTTCAAAAATGGGTACTCGTTGTGCTAATTTGTTTATGTTCAGAATTTGGATTTGCACAACGCATTGCCAATCAATGGAAAGCACAGGTGGCACTTGGTGTTAATAGTCCGTCGCAATCTGGATTTGTAGAAGGATTTGAGGCCAAATCTGTCAATTTTCCTACCGTAAATCTTGGCATTCAGTACATGTTCAAACGGCAGTTGGGCGGTAAATTAGACTTTGGTTTTAATAGGTTTTCAAGCACAGATAATTCCGTAGAATTTAAAACCAACTATAGCAGGATCAATGCCCAGTTGGTGTATGATCCCACAACATCACTTTCGTTTTTACCAGTGCGATTGGGCGTTGTTGCCCATGCCGGACCAGGCTATTCTATAATAAAGCCTTTAGGCGAGTTTCGGGATAATAATTTAAGTTTTTTAAACGTCATGGGTGGCGCCGAGTTTCATTACGGCTTGTCTGAGCGTGCCTCAATTTATACTGATGTATCCTATATTATGGGGTTTGCAAAGGATTTTGATCCAGAAATAGAAGGGTTTGGTGCCTTTAACGGAAACTTGTTGACCATTACCTTTGGCATTACCTTTTCATTAACTGGCTGCGAATATTGCAATTAA
- a CDS encoding DUF4230 domain-containing protein has translation METFFIIIISVLITLGAVTLVKQILEKQRINSQSIILLDKIKKVCKFITVEGDFAEIYHYEDIKTRFLKLVSSRKKALVVIKAKAHVGFDLSKIKLDADTKSKTVKLFHFPEPEILSIETDLNYYDKRDGMFNRFEASDLTSLHNDAKLHIMNKVPESGLYNIAKQEALESVKLIEGMVETIGWKLDYSALEMSTENPKQLK, from the coding sequence ATGGAAACTTTTTTTATCATTATCATCAGTGTTCTCATCACTTTGGGTGCAGTAACGCTTGTCAAACAAATCTTAGAGAAACAACGCATCAATTCTCAATCGATTATTTTATTAGATAAGATTAAGAAAGTGTGCAAGTTCATTACGGTAGAGGGTGATTTTGCAGAAATCTATCATTATGAGGATATTAAAACGCGTTTTTTAAAACTGGTCTCTAGCCGAAAAAAAGCGTTAGTGGTCATTAAGGCGAAGGCGCATGTTGGTTTTGATTTATCAAAGATTAAGTTGGATGCCGATACAAAATCAAAAACGGTCAAGCTGTTTCATTTTCCTGAACCTGAAATTTTAAGTATTGAGACCGATCTCAATTATTATGATAAACGGGATGGGATGTTCAATAGGTTTGAAGCTTCAGATTTAACCAGTTTGCATAATGACGCCAAATTGCACATTATGAACAAAGTCCCAGAAAGTGGCCTTTACAACATCGCCAAGCAAGAAGCTTTAGAGTCGGTGAAGTTAATTGAGGGCATGGTAGAAACTATTGGCTGGAAACTTGATTATTCTGCTCTAGAAATGTCCACAGAAAATCCCAAGCAACTCAAATAA
- a CDS encoding glycosyltransferase, producing MLVILLVITILYLGIIGSFIYGFDKVNTFQLTDVTPKHCFSVIIPFRDEAENLPALLASMANLEYPMSKFELLFINDASTDESETIISDFFRTHKSQQQFDFKILQNEQLTNAPKKDAIALAVKQAKYDWMVTTDADCKLPQFWLDTLDAFLQNTTANCVALPVSYTNLGSFLSRFQALDLLSLQGATIGGFGVNKPFLCNGANFAYRKSAFISVKGFEGNSSISSGDDIFLLEKFLKHQKESVMYLKSPKAIVTTNPQPNLKTLISQRLRWAAKTTNYKNNFGKLTGLLVFAMNGTLVCLPLLCLATIISLKTLIYIWLIKLAIDFLLLFKTARFFEQETVLPSYIFSSFLYPFFSVYIACLSLFSSYKWKGRSYKK from the coding sequence ATGCTTGTAATTCTTCTTGTAATTACCATTTTATATCTTGGCATCATCGGTAGTTTTATCTACGGGTTTGATAAAGTCAACACCTTTCAGTTGACCGATGTCACGCCAAAACATTGCTTCTCCGTAATCATTCCGTTTCGTGATGAAGCCGAAAACCTACCTGCTTTATTGGCCTCAATGGCTAATTTAGAATATCCCATGTCTAAATTTGAGCTCCTCTTTATAAATGATGCTTCAACAGATGAATCTGAGACCATCATCAGCGATTTTTTCAGAACTCACAAATCTCAACAGCAATTTGATTTTAAAATCCTTCAAAATGAACAGCTGACCAACGCACCAAAAAAAGATGCCATTGCCCTTGCCGTAAAACAGGCCAAATACGATTGGATGGTAACCACCGATGCCGATTGCAAGCTGCCTCAATTTTGGTTGGATACCCTAGATGCTTTTTTACAGAATACCACGGCAAATTGCGTAGCACTTCCTGTAAGTTATACCAACCTCGGCAGTTTTTTAAGCCGTTTTCAGGCTTTAGATCTCTTAAGCCTTCAAGGTGCCACCATTGGTGGTTTTGGAGTCAACAAACCTTTTTTGTGCAATGGTGCCAATTTTGCTTATCGTAAATCGGCTTTTATAAGCGTTAAAGGCTTTGAAGGCAATAGCTCTATTTCTAGCGGAGACGATATTTTTCTTTTAGAGAAATTTTTAAAGCATCAAAAGGAAAGCGTAATGTACCTAAAAAGTCCAAAGGCCATCGTAACCACTAACCCTCAGCCTAACCTAAAAACACTGATTTCCCAACGGCTTAGATGGGCAGCAAAAACCACAAATTATAAAAACAACTTCGGAAAATTGACCGGCTTGTTAGTGTTTGCAATGAATGGCACTTTGGTCTGTTTACCGCTGCTTTGCTTAGCAACCATTATTTCACTGAAGACATTGATTTACATCTGGCTCATTAAACTGGCCATCGATTTTTTACTCCTCTTTAAAACAGCACGTTTTTTCGAACAAGAAACAGTCTTACCCTCCTATATTTTTTCAAGTTTTTTATATCCTTTCTTTAGCGTTTACATCGCTTGTCTCTCTTTATTTTCAAGCTATAAATGGAAAGGCCGATCCTATAAAAAATAA
- a CDS encoding PAS domain-containing sensor histidine kinase, translating into MSQNQIEILQRALNREKAARKEAEKILEQKSTQLYELNQKLVKSNEDLAILLAQTNSQLQGVFENIVDAYVIIDLQGNILKMNDAAVSLLGFDDPKEDFNLMKMVSPGEEATVQQAFKDLLTKGAATDLEIQIITKRKARKLVHINASVIYDEGIAVAAQGIVRDITKDKEAEEKLIESENRLSTVILNLDSGTLLEDEDRKIVLTNKKFCELFNIPVSPELLIGQDCSESAEQTKSLFQDPEGFVKDVNMLIKNKTLVLGDEVKMVCGKILERDYIPIFKKDVYKGHLWSYRDITLKRKYRESIEAQKHKYYNIISNMNLGLVEVDMDDRIIMVNQSMVSMTGYSKAELIGFRGKDFLPYEGDKEVIEGKLEKHRKGKSDSYEVRIRNKAGQIRYWSVSGAPNYDLNGNIVGYIGINYDITEIIELQNQKEKLVKELKKNNDELQEYAHVVSHDLKSPLRSIHALISWLKEDNVGKLDETSLRNIDLVETTLEKMEQLITDILDYSSVGADAREAEMVNINDLLQDLIKILYVPEHIEITLIKTLPEIQGNKAKLQQLFQNLISNAVKFCDKEEGLIEIDVLEKKNFYQFSVKDNGMGIEKKFHDKIFKIFHALNKSKDSTGIGLSIVKKIVDLHDGDIWLESEPNVGTTFYFTLKK; encoded by the coding sequence ATGAGTCAAAATCAAATTGAGATATTACAACGCGCTTTAAATAGAGAGAAAGCTGCTAGAAAAGAAGCAGAAAAAATATTAGAGCAAAAATCTACCCAATTATATGAGCTTAACCAGAAGCTTGTTAAGTCTAATGAAGATCTTGCTATTCTTCTCGCTCAAACAAATTCTCAACTCCAAGGTGTTTTTGAGAATATTGTAGACGCATATGTTATCATCGATTTACAAGGAAACATCCTAAAGATGAACGATGCGGCAGTGTCTTTATTAGGTTTTGATGACCCTAAAGAAGATTTTAATCTTATGAAGATGGTAAGCCCGGGTGAAGAAGCCACTGTCCAACAGGCTTTTAAGGACTTGTTGACCAAGGGTGCAGCAACAGACCTAGAAATTCAAATTATTACCAAGCGCAAAGCGCGTAAACTGGTACATATTAATGCCAGCGTCATTTATGATGAGGGTATTGCCGTAGCTGCTCAAGGTATTGTAAGAGATATTACAAAAGATAAGGAGGCTGAAGAGAAGCTTATTGAGTCTGAAAACAGACTATCTACAGTAATACTTAATTTAGATAGTGGTACGCTCTTGGAAGATGAAGACCGAAAGATTGTTTTAACAAATAAAAAATTCTGCGAACTTTTTAATATTCCCGTATCTCCAGAGTTGTTAATAGGTCAAGATTGCTCTGAGTCTGCCGAGCAAACCAAATCGCTTTTTCAAGATCCTGAGGGGTTTGTAAAAGATGTCAATATGCTTATAAAAAACAAAACGCTTGTTTTAGGAGATGAGGTAAAAATGGTTTGTGGTAAAATCCTGGAACGGGACTATATTCCCATTTTTAAAAAGGATGTTTATAAGGGGCACCTGTGGAGCTATAGAGATATTACGCTTAAGCGTAAATACCGAGAAAGTATAGAAGCTCAAAAGCACAAATATTACAATATCATCTCTAACATGAACTTAGGCTTGGTTGAAGTGGATATGGATGATCGTATCATAATGGTTAACCAGAGTATGGTGAGCATGACTGGCTATTCTAAGGCAGAACTTATTGGTTTTAGGGGAAAAGATTTTTTACCATACGAAGGAGATAAAGAGGTTATTGAAGGCAAACTTGAAAAACACCGAAAAGGAAAATCGGATTCTTACGAAGTGCGTATTAGAAACAAAGCAGGGCAGATAAGATATTGGTCGGTTAGTGGAGCGCCAAATTATGATCTTAATGGCAATATTGTTGGGTATATAGGCATCAACTATGATATTACCGAAATTATAGAACTTCAAAATCAAAAAGAAAAACTTGTAAAAGAACTCAAGAAAAATAATGACGAACTTCAAGAATATGCTCACGTTGTATCCCATGATTTAAAGTCTCCCTTGAGGAGTATCCATGCTTTGATCAGTTGGTTAAAAGAAGATAATGTTGGAAAACTAGATGAGACCAGCTTACGAAATATTGATCTTGTAGAAACAACCTTAGAAAAAATGGAACAGTTGATCACAGACATTCTAGATTATTCAAGCGTTGGAGCAGATGCTCGGGAGGCCGAAATGGTAAATATCAATGACTTGCTTCAGGATTTGATTAAAATACTATACGTTCCAGAGCATATAGAAATCACGTTAATCAAAACGCTTCCAGAAATTCAAGGTAACAAGGCAAAATTGCAGCAATTATTTCAAAACTTGATTAGTAACGCGGTCAAGTTTTGTGATAAAGAAGAGGGGTTAATTGAAATTGATGTTTTAGAAAAAAAGAATTTTTATCAGTTTTCAGTCAAGGATAATGGGATGGGAATTGAAAAGAAATTTCATGATAAGATCTTTAAGATTTTTCATGCTTTAAATAAAAGTAAGGATTCTACGGGTATAGGATTATCGATTGTTAAGAAAATCGTCGACTTGCACGATGGTGATATTTGGTTGGAGAGTGAACCCAATGTGGGCACTACCTTTTATTTCACTTTAAAAAAATAA
- the hemW gene encoding radical SAM family heme chaperone HemW — MSGIYIHIPFCKQACHYCDFHFSTSLKSRDAMVLALAKEMRLRKEELPEQKVETIYFGGGTPSLLRVDELDFLIQEVYKNYKVSEAPEITLEANPDDLIKAQSLSKHQSEVLNSTSIFEAYKHIGINRLSIGIQSFYEQDLKLMNRAHNAREAKQCLEEATVYFDNISLDLIYGIPGLTHERWQHNIDTALSFGVSHISSYALTIEPKTALKAFIEKGIVDDVDDEQAQAQFMMLIAALEAHDFVHYELSNFGKSDYFSRNNSAYWQGKPYLGIGPSAHSFSGNERSWNIRNNIKYIKAIEEGHLPKETEVLSTTDKYNEYVMTGLRTIWGVSLTKVEQEYGMHYKNYLLDQAEPLIKEHLLYIDDATLHVTKTSKFLSDGIASNLFKLNLS, encoded by the coding sequence ATGAGCGGCATCTACATCCATATTCCTTTTTGTAAACAAGCTTGCCATTATTGTGATTTTCATTTTTCAACGTCCCTAAAATCAAGAGATGCCATGGTTCTCGCTCTGGCCAAGGAGATGAGACTTAGAAAAGAAGAACTCCCAGAACAAAAGGTAGAGACCATTTATTTCGGTGGCGGCACACCTTCACTGTTGCGTGTTGACGAATTGGACTTTCTGATTCAAGAAGTCTACAAGAATTATAAGGTTTCCGAAGCACCAGAAATCACCTTAGAGGCCAACCCAGACGATTTGATCAAGGCACAATCCCTTTCAAAACATCAATCTGAAGTCTTGAATTCTACATCAATATTTGAGGCTTACAAACACATTGGAATCAATCGGCTTTCTATAGGCATCCAATCCTTTTATGAGCAAGATCTTAAATTAATGAACCGCGCCCATAATGCCAGAGAGGCCAAGCAATGTTTAGAAGAGGCCACTGTGTATTTTGATAACATTTCATTAGACTTAATTTATGGCATCCCAGGACTAACTCACGAGCGTTGGCAACACAATATTGATACGGCGCTAAGTTTTGGTGTCTCACACATATCAAGCTACGCACTCACCATAGAGCCCAAGACCGCATTAAAAGCTTTTATAGAAAAAGGCATTGTAGATGATGTGGATGACGAGCAGGCGCAAGCCCAATTTATGATGCTGATTGCTGCTCTAGAAGCCCATGATTTTGTACATTATGAACTGTCTAATTTTGGTAAAAGCGACTATTTCAGTAGAAATAATTCGGCATATTGGCAGGGTAAGCCCTATTTGGGCATTGGCCCTTCGGCGCATTCTTTTAGCGGAAATGAGCGCAGTTGGAACATTAGAAATAACATAAAATACATCAAGGCTATAGAAGAGGGGCATCTTCCGAAGGAAACCGAGGTACTCTCAACGACCGATAAATATAACGAATATGTAATGACGGGATTGAGAACCATTTGGGGCGTGTCTTTAACCAAAGTAGAACAGGAATATGGAATGCACTACAAAAACTACCTTTTGGATCAAGCGGAGCCTTTAATAAAAGAACATTTATTGTATATTGATGACGCGACATTACACGTTACTAAAACTTCAAAATTTTTGAGTGACGGCATCGCTTCAAACCTATTTAAACTCAATTTATCTTGA
- a CDS encoding FIST signal transduction protein yields the protein MKAVQVVKHKDQDWHYVGEQQDLKAPLVLVFGNRLMLEDANIYNEVRAFFPEGHIIFASACAGISSNTVNEESITVTAIEFEKSQFQIKTSNVLNADLDSFKTGSDLIKQFPEEGLRYVFVVSEGSFINGSQLTKGMSSVTEDNLLITGGLCGDDTRFEKTLASYNENPKEGELVAIGFYGESLEITFSIHGGWTPFGPERIVTKSKGNTLYELDGQPALDLYKTYLGDKAKDLPGAALLYPLNVTSVDETQSIVRSILNIDEVDNAVILAGDIPEHSKVQLMMTNVDNIANASERAASQALEFRKNDPEIAILVSCIGRKLVLDQRVEEEIEEVIAVIGNKAVTCGFYSYGEIAPFHGEVACQLHNQTMTITLMSE from the coding sequence ATGAAAGCAGTACAAGTTGTAAAACATAAAGATCAAGATTGGCATTACGTTGGAGAACAACAGGACTTAAAAGCACCATTAGTATTGGTTTTTGGCAATAGATTGATGTTGGAAGATGCAAACATTTATAACGAGGTTAGGGCGTTTTTTCCTGAGGGTCATATCATATTTGCTTCGGCTTGCGCTGGGATTTCTTCAAATACGGTCAATGAGGAAAGTATTACAGTAACCGCAATTGAATTTGAAAAAAGCCAATTTCAAATTAAAACCAGTAATGTTCTCAATGCAGATCTAGACAGTTTTAAAACGGGCAGTGACTTGATCAAGCAATTTCCAGAAGAGGGATTGAGATATGTGTTTGTGGTTTCCGAAGGGAGTTTTATTAATGGAAGTCAGCTTACCAAAGGTATGAGTAGTGTAACCGAAGATAATTTATTGATCACCGGTGGTTTGTGTGGAGATGATACTCGCTTTGAAAAAACACTCGCCTCTTACAATGAAAACCCGAAAGAAGGAGAGTTAGTGGCCATTGGTTTTTACGGTGAGTCTTTAGAAATCACCTTTTCCATTCATGGTGGATGGACACCCTTTGGTCCAGAACGCATCGTTACAAAATCAAAAGGCAATACGCTTTATGAATTAGATGGTCAACCAGCATTAGATTTGTACAAAACCTATTTGGGAGATAAAGCAAAAGACCTGCCTGGAGCTGCGTTGCTATATCCTTTAAATGTCACTTCTGTAGATGAAACACAGTCTATTGTGAGATCCATTCTCAATATTGATGAAGTTGATAATGCCGTTATTTTAGCTGGAGATATTCCAGAACATTCTAAAGTACAACTCATGATGACCAATGTAGATAACATTGCAAACGCATCAGAAAGAGCTGCATCACAGGCGCTAGAATTTAGAAAAAACGATCCTGAAATAGCCATCTTGGTGAGTTGTATTGGCAGAAAATTAGTCTTGGACCAAAGGGTTGAAGAAGAAATTGAAGAGGTTATAGCAGTCATCGGTAATAAGGCGGTAACTTGCGGCTTCTATTCCTACGGTGAAATTGCTCCGTTTCATGGTGAGGTAGCGTGTCAATTGCACAATCAGACCATGACCATAACCCTAATGAGCGAATAA
- a CDS encoding cyclase family protein gives MIATIEHHSKKLKIDLSKPLDISIPMRATKDNVSAWYIDKPKIFPEVLEEKEISVANGASVNFNSIHFNPHAHGTHTECVGHITEKVYSVNKHLKQFFFLAEVISVAPEKYMRDTMVSEAQLKFALGDKKVDALVIRTLPNFSDKKKRHYSNTNWTYLKEEAVAFLVKKGIKHLLIDLPSVDREEDGGQLRSHKAFWNFEGELRKDCTITELIYVPNKVKDGSYFLNLQIAPFENDASPSKPILYKIID, from the coding sequence TTGATTGCTACTATAGAACACCACTCAAAAAAACTGAAGATTGATCTGTCCAAACCATTGGATATTTCCATCCCCATGCGTGCCACTAAAGATAATGTAAGCGCTTGGTATATTGATAAGCCTAAGATTTTTCCTGAGGTACTAGAAGAGAAAGAAATTAGCGTTGCCAATGGCGCTTCGGTCAATTTCAACAGCATTCATTTCAACCCTCACGCACATGGTACGCATACAGAATGTGTGGGGCATATTACCGAAAAGGTCTACAGTGTCAACAAACATCTCAAACAGTTTTTCTTTTTGGCCGAGGTCATTTCAGTAGCTCCAGAAAAATACATGCGAGATACCATGGTATCTGAGGCGCAACTTAAATTTGCTTTAGGAGATAAAAAAGTAGATGCTTTGGTGATTAGAACTTTGCCTAATTTTTCAGATAAAAAGAAACGACATTACTCCAATACCAACTGGACCTATTTAAAAGAGGAGGCTGTTGCTTTTTTGGTAAAAAAAGGAATCAAACATTTGTTAATCGATTTGCCAAGTGTTGATCGCGAAGAAGATGGAGGTCAATTGCGAAGTCATAAGGCCTTTTGGAACTTTGAAGGCGAATTAAGAAAAGATTGTACCATTACAGAATTGATTTATGTGCCAAATAAAGTTAAGGATGGGTCTTATTTTTTGAACTTACAGATTGCTCCATTTGAAAACGATGCCTCACCCAGTAAGCCTATTTTGTATAAAATTATAGATTAA
- a CDS encoding heme NO-binding domain-containing protein: MKGIVFTEFLELVEDKFGLEMVDTIIEQSNLESNGAYTSVGTYQFSEMLQLLQNLSDNTAISADDLLLVYGEHFFSVIEKSYPSLLATYQDPIEMLASIENHIHVEVRKIYPDAELPTFKTLEKTENSLVMIYQSSRAMHHFGLGLMNKTFDHFNAKASIVLEKIKADGTEVKFLINRIDESKSN, translated from the coding sequence ATGAAAGGCATAGTTTTTACTGAATTTTTAGAGCTCGTAGAAGATAAGTTTGGTTTAGAGATGGTTGATACCATTATAGAACAATCTAATTTAGAATCTAATGGGGCTTATACTTCAGTAGGAACCTATCAGTTTTCAGAAATGTTACAACTGCTCCAAAATCTAAGTGACAATACCGCTATTTCGGCCGATGATCTATTATTGGTCTATGGAGAACATTTTTTCTCAGTTATAGAAAAAAGTTATCCAAGTCTTTTAGCAACCTATCAGGATCCTATAGAGATGTTAGCCTCTATAGAAAATCATATTCATGTCGAGGTAAGAAAAATTTACCCAGATGCGGAATTACCTACATTTAAAACCTTGGAGAAAACAGAGAATTCATTAGTGATGATTTACCAATCCAGCAGAGCAATGCACCATTTTGGGTTGGGTTTAATGAATAAAACGTTTGATCACTTTAATGCAAAAGCCTCTATCGTTTTAGAGAAAATTAAAGCAGACGGCACTGAAGTCAAGTTTTTAATCAATAGGATCGATGAGTCAAAATCAAATTGA
- a CDS encoding lysylphosphatidylglycerol synthase domain-containing protein: MVIGRLSYKTKQFFFVLIKIGIVVLAFYFIYKKLVYNSNLDLDSFHQILRANNLISIKNLSFLVILSACNWYLEIVKWRVLVKSIVDISIKKAAEQSLAALTASLFTPNRIGEYGAKAIYFKKQHRKPVVVLNFLGNMMQMSVTTLFGVIGLMLFQTSYKTNLLQIDPYLMVFLLVVAIVMMTLYLKRKSIKIKGFSLEKLRHFYQTLPKRSYVIGFSLSLCRYLIFSFQFYILLRLLNSPLGYLDAMTIISAMYLLTSVIPSLFLFDVVVKGSVALYLFSFAGLNSLIILSVVTLMWLFNFVLPALFGSYFVLNFSIPQNNN, translated from the coding sequence GTGGTTATAGGGCGCCTTTCATACAAAACTAAGCAATTCTTTTTTGTACTTATCAAAATAGGCATCGTGGTCTTGGCTTTTTATTTTATCTATAAAAAGCTGGTTTACAATTCTAATTTAGACCTTGATAGCTTCCATCAAATTTTGAGAGCAAATAATTTGATCTCTATAAAAAACCTTAGTTTCTTAGTCATTCTTAGTGCGTGTAACTGGTATCTTGAAATTGTAAAATGGCGTGTTCTGGTCAAATCTATCGTCGACATTTCCATCAAAAAAGCAGCAGAACAAAGTTTAGCTGCACTCACCGCGTCTTTGTTTACCCCTAATCGTATTGGGGAATATGGCGCCAAAGCCATTTACTTTAAAAAACAGCACCGCAAACCAGTAGTAGTACTTAATTTTTTAGGAAACATGATGCAAATGAGCGTCACAACATTATTTGGCGTCATTGGTTTGATGCTCTTTCAAACAAGCTACAAGACCAACCTGTTGCAGATTGATCCATACCTTATGGTTTTTCTCCTAGTCGTTGCGATCGTGATGATGACCCTTTATCTTAAGAGGAAATCAATAAAAATAAAAGGATTTTCTCTAGAAAAACTAAGACATTTTTATCAAACGCTGCCAAAACGAAGCTACGTGATCGGGTTCTCCTTATCCTTATGCCGCTATCTTATTTTCTCATTTCAGTTTTATATATTGCTGCGCCTTTTAAATTCTCCTTTAGGTTATCTGGATGCAATGACCATTATTTCTGCAATGTATCTTTTGACCTCTGTTATTCCATCGCTATTTTTATTTGATGTCGTGGTTAAAGGAAGCGTTGCCTTGTACTTATTTAGTTTTGCAGGACTAAACAGTTTGATCATTTTAAGTGTGGTGACTCTCATGTGGCTTTTCAACTTTGTGCTTCCAGCCCTATTTGGGAGTTATTTTGTTCTTAATTTTAGCATTCCTCAAAACAACAACTAG